The Deltaproteobacteria bacterium genome includes the window CAGGATCTCTTTCTCACCGAGACGGCCCGGTATGCCCATGTGGTCCTCCCTGCCGCGTGTTTTTACGAGAAGGACGGGACCTTTACGAGCGGGGAGAGGCGTATCCGGCGTGTCCACAAGGCGGTCGATCCTCCCTGGGACACAAAGCCTGACTGGGAGATCGTCTGTCTCATTTCCCAGGCCATGGGATACCCCATGTTCTATGTCCATCCATCCCAGATCATGGACGAGATTTCCCAGGTGACGCCTTCCTACGCTGGGGTCTCGTACGAGCGTATCGAAGGAGACGGCCTGGTCTGGCCGTGTCCGGCCTCTGATCATCCAGGAACGGCGCTCCTGCATACAGAAAGCTTCCCCATTGGGAAAGGGCGTTTCGTGCCGGTCTTTCCCGTTTTTGCCGAAGAGGACGCGGATCGGGATTTCCCCTTAACCCTTGTCACAGGGCGGCGTCTTGAACATTACAACAATGCATCCATGACCCGCCGCTGCGAGGCCTTTGACAGGATTGCAGGAAAGGAATTCGTGGAGATCCATCCCCAAGATGCAGCAGGTCTCGGGATAGAAGACGGCTCAAGAGTGGTGGTGGAGTCGAGAAGGGGCAGGGTGAGGGCTACTGCACGGGTCACGGAGAGAAGCAGGCCTGGTTCTGTCTTCATGACCTTTCATTTCAGCGAGACGCCGGTGAACATCCTGACGAGCCCTGGACTTGACACCAAGACCATGACGCCTGAGTATAAGGTATGCGCCGTTCGGGTTTTACCCGACGACGATGCCATATAGGGGGTCAATCGCATGTCAAACCAGTCTGGAAAGCGTTTTGTTTCCGCCCTTGTCGGGGGATGCTTACTGACCGGCACGATCCTTCTCGGCGCCTGTGCGCCCACTCAATCCAATTACGAGGGCGCCGTTGGCATCGGCGCTGTGGGAGCTGCTGCCGGGGCGCTCCTCGACAAGGGAAATCCGTGGAGGGGGGCGGTCATCGGCGGGGCGCTCGGAGCAGCCGCCGGTTCGAGCATGGCCGAGATCTCGAAAAGGGCGGCTTCCGAGGCCCGGACGTATGGGAAGCCTATCTATTACGAACGGCCTTACAACGGTGGATGGCAGCGTGTCGAGGCCGAACCGCGTTATGGAACTGGGTCTTCCGGCAGGTGTGTAGAGATCAGGACGTTCGAGAACGGCCGCCTTGTTGACGAACGGCTGAGTTGCGACTGAATCCCCTTGTTCGTCATCACTTTTTGCATGCCGGGGCTGCTGGGAGCTGGATCCAGAACGCAGCGCCAACACCCGGACGCACAGCGATTTCGTCATCAGGCGGGCTTTCCACCCAGATTCGACCCCCGTGTAGCGCAATAATCTCCCGGGCGATCTCAAGAAATCAATAGGTTGCGCGAATACATCGAGAGATGTCAAACCGCGTGTGAGAGAGAAGCCCGTGTCCGGAAAGATTGCCTCCATATGGTTCGTCACCCGTGAGTACCGGGGATTGGCAGGTGCCGGCGGGGTAAAGGATGTGAGCCGGGATCTGGCCGAGGCCCTTGCCAGAAAAGGGAGGACGGTTCGAGTGGTCATGCCCTGTTACGGTTTTCTCGATCCGTCTTCGGCCGGTTTTTCTCCACTCGACATAGGTTTTGACGTGGATATGGATTATGTCCATGAGGAAAGGCGGGAGCGGGTGGGTTTTTTCTCAAGGACCATGGGAGGCGTACAGGTCGTTCTCGTCGCCTCTGCCCGTTTTTCAGAAAAGATGGACGTCTATACCTATACTGAGAGCGAGGAGAAGGCGGATCCTTCACACAGGAAGGGAGAAGGGCATTACGATTATTTTGCCATGAACGTCCTCCTGCAAAAGGCGGCCCTCGGCCTTTCCCTGTGGGAGGGCCTGCCTCCCGACGTCCTTCATTGTCATGATGGACATGCAGCCTGTCTCGTCCCCATGATGAGGGAACTTGACGGCGTGCGGGTCTTTTTCCGCCGCACCGGCGCTGTCGTCACGATCCATAACGCCGGACAGGGATATCATCAAGACGTAGCCGACCTCTCCTTTGCCCGCTCCGTGACCGGTCTTCCCGGAAAGGTCATTCACGGAAATCTCCTCAACGGCTCATTTGATCCCTTACTTGCGGCGAGCGCCTATTGCCCGGTGAACACGGTGAGCGAACGCTATGCCTACGAGCTACAGCACACGGACATGGACAGGCTCACCGGCTGGCTTGGCCATGCCCTTCTGGACCGAGGCGTGACCATCTCAGGGATCACCAATGGAATCGATTACGTGCTTTACGATCCTTCGAATCCCGAGAAGTCGGGACTTCCAGCCGGATTCGATCCGGCTTCTGGAGATCTCTCCGGCAAGGCCGTGTGCAGAAAAAGGCTTGGAGAGATCATTCGGGCCGGGGCATTCGAGGGGGTACCGGTTCTGGGGACCCTGGAGGATGACCTGGATCAACCCCTTTTGACGGTCGTGAGCAGGCTTTCCGAGCAGAAGGGGATCGACATCCTCGTAGATGCCCTGTCCATGCTTTTTCACGAAGGTCTCAGTTTCCAGGCGGTTGTGATGGGGACTGGCAAAAAGGAGATGGAGGCCAGCCTCGCAGCCCTCGCAAGTGACCCTGATCTTGCAGGGCGCATGGCCTTCATGCCCGGCTACAGCGATTTCTTCGCGCGTCTTGTCTATGCTGCCGGAGATTTTTTCCTGATATCTTCCCGTTACGAGCCCTGCGGGCTTACCGATTTCATCGCCCAGCTCCACGGAAACCTTCCCATCGTCCACGCTACCGGTGGTCTTGTCAAGGTGATCGATGGGGTCACCGGTTTCAGTTATGGCTCCAACCGGCCTGAGGATCTGGCGGAGGCCGTGCGCAGGGCCGTCTCCATTTATGACGGGCAGAGGGACAGGCTCACTGAAATGGTCGTGAGCGCTGTTCGGAACATTAGGGAAAACTACACATGGGATGTGGTGAGCGATCGGTATATGGAGCTTTACGGAGAAGCGCTCGAAAAGGTATCCTGAATCCGTAAGATATGCACTCAACCTTTCGATTTCACAGCGTAAGCCTGCGGCCAGGGTATTTGTGGATGGAGGCGCCCATGGACGGGGCTCGAACGGCAAGTCTGCCCCCATGGACGGGGGCTATTTGCCGCACGGAGCAAATACCCCGGCCGTAGGCTCACGGATTCAGGTTATGAAGGCGCAGGCAGACGTGGTGATTCCCAACAGGCTTGGTCTCCATGCGAGGCCTGCCTCCCGGTTTGCGCTTCTCGCAAGTGAATTCTCTTCCCGGATCTGCCTCCTGAAGCAAGGAGAGATGGCGGACGGCAAGAGCATCCTCGAGATCCTGACCCTTGCATCCCCCAGAGGAACCAAACTCACCATAAGGGCCGAGGGTCCGGATGCACAGGATGCAGTTGAAAGTCTTGTCGCCCTTGTAAAAAGCGGTTTTGGAGAAATGGACCTTTGAAGGAAAAGATCGGCATTCAGAAAAAGATTCAGGGCATAGGGGCCTCTCCTGGCATTGCCGTTGGGCCTGCCTTTGTCTGGGATCCGCGTAAACCCCTCGTCACGAAGCGTTCTGTCAGGGATGAAGACATTGAACGGGAAAAGGTCCGTTTTCGGGAGGCCGTGGAACGGGCGGAGAGGGAGATCACGGAGATCCTCCAGGATCTGCCCGATGAACTTCGAGCATACGGAGATGTCTTTCAGTTCCATCGTCTCATGCTCCGGGACCGGATGATCTATGAACAGACCGTTGCCCTCATCGCCCAGGAAAAGGTCTGTGCCGAATGGGCCTTAGCATGCGCGCTCGACCGGGCCAGGGAACTCTTTCGGAACATCAAGGACCACTACATACGGGAGCGGATCGAGGATGTGGAGTTTGCGGTAGAACGGGTCATCAGGATCCTCGAGGGGAATGGCAACGAGGATCCCTTCACGCCGAAAGAGCCTGTCATCATCGTCGCATGCGATCTCTCGCCTGAAGACACGATTCGCATGAAGTCGAACAAGATCCTCGCCATTGCGACCGACAAAGGGAGCAGGACGTCACATACGGCGATACTTGCCCGTTCCATCGGCATCCCGGCGGTCGTTGGGCTCGAGCACGTCTCATCCGCCGTTGAGTCGGGTCAGACGCTTGTGGTAGACGGTATCTGCGGGGTGGTGCATATCGCTCCTGACGAACACTTTCTCGAGGTCAGCAGGGCCAAGCAGGCCCGCTTTAATCGACGCCAGCTCCATATCATTCACTCAAGCCATCTCCCTGCCGAGACCGAGGACGGACATCGAATCAAGATCAAGGCAAACATAGAGCTCATCGACGAGATCCCGGCGGTCATCGCAAACGGGGCTGAGGGCGTCGGTCTTCTCCGCACGGAATACCTCTATCTTGCCCACAAGGAACTCCCGTCCGAAGATCTACTCTTTCAGACCTATCGCGAGGTGGCAGAGAAGATCGCGCCCTATCCGGTTACCATCAGGACCCTTGACATCGGCGGCGACAAGTTTACATCCCATGTCCATTTCGCCCCAGAGATCAATCCGGCACTTGGCCTTCGGGCCATCAGGCTCTCCCTCAAGGAGCCGGAGCTTTTCAAGACGCAGCTTCGGGCCATCTTCCGGGCGAGTGCCTTCGGGGAGGTACGGGTACTTCTGCCCCTTGTGTCCGGCGTCCAGGAGATCCGGACTGCAAAGGCCCACATAGAGGAGATCAGGAACGGGTTTATGCGGGATGGCGTTCCTTTCGATTCTGACATCAAGGTAGGTGTCATGATCGAGGTCCCGTCCGCGGTCTTGATAGCGGATCACCTGGCGCGGGAGGCGGATTTCTTCAGTATCGGGACCAACGACCTCATACAGTATACCCTCGCCATCGACAGGGTGAACGAACACGTGGCCCACCTCTACAATCCACTCCATCCAGCGGTCATTCGTATGCTCCATCAGACGGTAGAGGCAGCCCACGAGGCAGGGATCGAGATCTCGGTCTGCGGGGAAATGGCGGGCGAGCCCCTATACGTACCCATTTTTGTGGGCCTTGGGGTGGACGAGCTGAGCATGAATCCGCAGGCCGTCCCGGAAATCAAGAGACTAATCCGGCGGTGCCGCCAGGATCAGTGCGCCTCATGCGTGAGGGATCTTTTGGGCGCCCCGTCGTCGAAAGACATCCTGGAGATCCTCGGGGCGTGCATCTCCAACCATCTCCAGGGAGAAGAGGATCTCACGTCCTGGTGTTCCCTCTCCTGAGAAACACGCAGTTTTCGAGTGGCGGGCATCTATTTTCATATTCCCTATTGCCGCAGGCGGTGTCCGTACTGTTCCTTCGTTTCCTTTGACGCCCATCACGTCACGCCGTACGAATATCTTTCCGCCCTTCTGGCCGAGTTGGATACAGTAAGCCGGATCCCCGAGGTCCGTACCATCGATTGGGACACGATCTACTTCGGGGGTGGCACTCCATCTATCTTTCCGCCCAATTATATAAAGGCCCTCATGGACCGGACGTCCGACCTTTTCCCCGTCCTGAAAAATGGAGCTGAGGTCACCCTCGAGGCGAATCCCGAGTCTATAGATCTTGAACGTCTCTGTGTGCTTCGTGAGGTCGGCGTGAACCGCATCTCCATCGGGTTCCAATCCCTTGACGACACGGGCCTTGCTGTCCTCGGCAGGATTCACTCCGCATTAGAGGCCATTCATGCCTATGAGGCAGCAAGAAGGGCCGGCTTTACCAATATCGGAGTGGACCTCATCTACGGCTGGCCTGGTCAGGGCCCAAAGACGTGGAGGCGGGAGCTGGAAGAGGTGATCCGGCTCGGGCCGGAGCACATCTCGTGCTATGAACTCACCATAGAGGATGGGACTCCGTTTGCCCATCTCCTTTCTTGCGGGGAGCTGGGTCTTCCTCAAGAGGAGACGGTCCTCGCCCTCTCGGACCTTGCGGATTCCCTCCTCACTGAGCACGGATACGAGCATTACGAGATATCGAACTACGCACGGCCCGGTTTCCGTTCGCGACACAACATGAATTATTGGTCCAATGGCGCGTATCTAGGCCTTGGATGCTCTGCTGTCTCCTACATACCGCCGCTTAGGCGGAGAAATACGGCCGACCTTGCTTTCTATTGCGATGCCGTCCGCTCTTTCCGGTCAGCCGTCATTTTTGAGGAGGCCCTGGACAATGAGGCGCGTTTCCGTGAGACGGTCGTCCTTGCCCTCAGGACGCGGGAAGGATTTACGCGCCGGGGTCTTCTCGAACGGTTCGGCATCGACCCTATGGATTATTATGGAGATGTTATGGATCTTTATCTCCGCAATGGGCTCATTGAAACGGACGGAGACGCAGTATATCTAACGCGACAGGGGAGAAATCTTGCAAATACCGTCATGGCAGCCTTTGTGTGAATCCTTTCTAACGGATGTTCCGGCTCTTCGTCATTTCGTTGGGAGGGATGTTCCGCCAAAAAGGTCTATTCATCTGTCGTTTAATCTCTTGATTTTCTGAGCTTTTTGCGTCTTTTTGTCAGCTTTTGCCTGGTGGTTACCTGGGTCTTGCGCAGGGGCAGGACGTGGGGGGGCCGGATGTCTGCAACCGCAAGTAGTCTGCTGCACAGCGCGTTGGGCTGCGGCAGCTTCTGGGTGGCGACCGCTTCCCCTTTGATGTACATGCCCCGCGCCGATACGAGAACCCTGGACAAGCTCGATCTCGGTGGATTGTTTGAGGACAGTCAGATCGCCCTTGTGCCTGTGAGCAAGCTTGATGGCGGCGATCTCCTCCTCGGAGCAGCGGGAGAGTTAGTGGCTATAAAAACAGGAGACAAAAGACTCTTTATGTAGTATATCAAGATGATAGCCAATTTGAGCGCCGGAACATCCGTTGAGAGAGGTCGCCGGCTCACGGATTCGGGGTGTTGTCTGACGCCCCGGTAAAGTGTATAAAAAAGATTCATGTCCTTTCCCATTCGGAAGAAGGAAGGTCCGGAGACCAGGGCCTGGGGGGCGCGATCCCTCATCGTCGTCCTTCTTTCCGCCTGCCTTTTTGTCACCCTGGTAACCGGTGGCCTTATCGTCGGGTATCTCTCCCTCGGGCTCCCGGATATCGAGAGCCTCAAGAGGTATCGGCCGCCGGTCGTCACCGAGGTCCTCGACAAGGATTTCCGCCCGCTCGCTTACTGGTATGAGGAAAGGCGGTGGTATGTCCCGCTGGACCGCATGCCCAGCAACATGATCTATGCCATCCTCGCTGCGGAGGATGCCCGTTTTTATGAACACCCCGGCATCGATTTTTTCGGGGTCATTCGGGCCGTACTCCGGAACGTGGAGGCAGGGGAAATCGTTCAGGGTGCGAGCACCATCACCCAGCAGGTGACACGTGCGCTCCTCCTCACCCCGGAGAAGAGTTGGGTCAGAAAGATCAAGGAGGCGGTCCTTGCCTGGCAGATCGATGGAACCCTCACCAAGGACGAGATCCTCACCATATATCTCAACCAGACCTATTTCGGCCATGGCGCCTATGGAGTGGAAGCGGCTGCGCGGACCTATTTCAACAAGCACGCCATTGACCTTTCCCTTGCAGAATGTGCCCTTATTGCAGGTCTTCCCCAGGCCCCGAGCCGCTACGATCCGTTCCGCAACCTGGAAGCGGCCCGTGCGCGTCAGCACTACGTACTGAGACGCATGGCTGATGAGGGGTTTGTATCCGCTGATGAGGCTGCTGTAGCAGCCTCATCCGAGCTTGTCTTACAGTCCGAGGAACTTCTTCCCCCGCCAGGGTCCGGATATTTTCTCGCCGAGGTGCGAAAGGATCTCGAGGCGCGCTACGGTAGAAAAAGGTTGCTCACAGATGGACTTACTGTTGTCACGACCCTGGACAGCGAGTGGCAGTACCGGGCCCATGCGGCCCTGAACAGAGGGATCGCGGCCGTTCTGAAGAGGCATCCCGGAGATAAGGACCTCGCTGCTTCGCTCCAGGGCGCCCTCGTGGCCATGGAGCTCGAAACCGGTGCGGTTAGGGCCCTTGTCGGTGGACGGGATTTTGAGACCACCCAATTCAACTTCGCGACTCAAGGGAAGATGCAGCCCGGATCCGCCTTCAAACCCATCGTATATGCGGCGGCCATGGCCAAGGGGGCCATCAACCCGAGGACGGTCCTCACGGACGAACCGGTGGCATTTCCTGGGTCGGGGAGGGGTGACTACTGGCGTCCATCGAACTACGACGGACAGTTCCTCGGCCCGATCACGGTCCGCACGGCCCTTATCCTTTCCCGTAACATCATCTCTGTCAAGATCGCAGACATGATCGGGACGCGACCCATAGTGGACCTTGCCCATGCCATGGGGATAACCGTTCCGCTTGCGCAGGACCTTACCCTCTCCCTGGGATCGACGGCCGTGCCCCTGAGCCAGATGGTCCAGGCGTACAGCGCCTTCCCCAATGGGGGCAAGAGCGTCGAGCCACGCCTCATTCGATATGTCAGGGATCAGGACGGACGGATCCTCGAGTGTATGCGGACTGTCAGACACGAGGCCCTTGATCCGGTGACAGCCTATCAGATGGTGAGTCTCCTCCAGGGGGTCGTGCAGGAAGGGACAGGGGCCGCGGCCCGGGCACTCGGCCTTCCCTGCGGTGGAAAGACCGGCACATCAAACGATTTTCGTGATGCCTGGTTCATCGGATTTACCCCAGAGATCGTGGCTGGCGTGTGGATCGGACGGGAGGACAGGAAACCCATCGGCTCGAAGGAAACAGGGGGAAGGGTGGCCTGTCCCATCTGGACCGACTTCATGTCGGTCACCAAGACGAGTTCGGCAAGAGCGGATTTTCCCATCCCGGCCGGGGTCGCCATCGTTCAGGTGGACAAGGAGACCGGAATGTTTATGGATCCGGACATGGGGGATGGGGTGTCCCAACCGGTTTGGGAGGCCGTCAGGGATGAGGAACTCGCCATGAGGGAACGGACACCGAGTGCGTCAGAGGCCGAGACCAGCCAGGAAGCCGCCGCCCCCGGGCATGACCAAGAGATCCTGAACCGGGGCGAGCGTGGGAAGGGTATCCCGGGCTGGATCAGGCGCCTCGACGACCTTTTTTTCAGGTAGTAGTCGGCCGCGATCTTTTGGGAAGGTCGCTCAGGTCTTCCCTGTTCACGTAGAGAACGCGGTATTCCTTTTTGAGATCGCTGACAAGGGCATCGAGTGCGTCATCCGGCATTTCCTTGATGCGGATATAGGCCTCTTTCCGGCCAGGGGGGACGTGATCGACGCTCGTAAGGACGCTCACGATTCGGGCATTGTGGGTGCGGATGGTGTTCAGGAGCTTATTGAGGACCCCCGAGCGGTCTTCGATGTCACAGGCTAACTGGATAGGGCCGCGATAGATTCCGGTGATGCTTACCATGACCTTGAATACGTCCGTTTGGGTGATGAGACCCACGACGTGTCTATTTTCATCTACGACTGGCAGGCCTGAGATCCTGTTGTCAAGCATGATGACCGCGGCCTTTTCCACAGAATCGTTTTCCCGGATGGTCAGGGGATTGGCGGTCATGATGTCCTTGGCCTTGACCTCTGAGAGGAGGTAGTAAAGCTCGTGGACGTCGAGGGACGTGGCCTTGGAAGGGGCAGCCTCCTTGATGTCTCTGTCGCTGATGATGCCGACGAGCCGGTTGTTCCTGACTACAGGGATCCTTCGTATACCGTGTTCCTTCATGAGCTGGGTTGCCTTCATGATCGAGGTCTCTTCCTCGATCACGATGGGTTTTGCCGCCATCCATTCTTTTACAAGCATGCGGTCCTCCTCATAAACATCCCGATGAAACGGGGGCTTTCCCTATCAACATGGGACGGGTTCATGAATCACGTTTGTACCCGATGTCCGAGTGAGGTAATCAGAAGGGCATCTCCGTGTCAAGGAATGGCCCTGCCTTTGATAAGGATTTCAAAAAGGGGGGATGGATATCCTGGAATTTATTGGTTTGCGATTTCCTGGCAATCCTCCCGCCAGCAGCAATCCATCTGGCCGCAGTGGAGAATTTTAGTATAACACGGATCGTGTCCTTCTGCTTTCTGGATGGCCCATATGAGTTCGGTCTTTTTGAGTCGAGAATAATTCTTGATTCCCAAGGCCTTTGCGCGCGACTGAATCTCCTTGACGTTCATGGCCTGTTCTCCTTGTGAGAATCTTTGTCGGTGATATCTGCCATCCTTATGTCTGTTAGGAAATATTGTCAAGGCAAGAGGCCGGTCCAGTTGCCCGGCAGAATAAGCCGACGGCAGGGGTATTTGTGAAGTGAGGCGCCCATGGATGGGGCTCGAACGGCAAATCCGCCCCCATGGACGGGGGCTATTTGCCGCACGAAACAAATACCCCGGCCGTCGGCCCCACGGATTCAGGAATGCATCAGTCGAGGAGATGAAACGGGTCGCTGAGGCGAGCCGGAACTGAGGGTTTGCGGAAAGATTGACGATGTCATGGATATACGATATATAGCGTTCTTGGTGAGAGCTAATTCTAAATATTGTATTTCATCAAAAGGAGGATGCCAGTGACGACACCAGAGACCGCTCCAGCCCGCGCCCTTTCCGGCGTATTCGACAGGATAGCAAAAAGGGACGGCCGGATCGTTCCTTTCGAGCACTCCAAGATCACGGCGGCTATTCTAAAGGCCGGCAGGGCCACCGGCGAATTCGAGGAGGCAGAGGCGCGACGGCTTTCCATCCGTGTCCTGACCCTTGCCCAGACGGTATTCGGGGAAGATATCCCCAGTGTGGAGGCCATCCAGGACCTCGTGGAGGAGGTCCTCCTCGCCTCTCCGTTCAAGAAGACGGCTAAGGCTTACATACTGTACAGAGATAGCCACGCCCGGATCCGGGAGATGGTCGAGAAGGCGGACATGGACCTCATCGAGCAGTATCTCGGCCGTCTCGATTGGAAGGTAAAGGAAAACAGCAACATGTCCTATTCCCTTCAGGGTCTTAACAACTACATCTCAAGCGAGATCACGAAGGTCTATTGGCTGAACAAGATCTACACGCCAGAGGTGAGGGCGGCGCATATCGCAGGTGACATACACATCCATGAC containing:
- a CDS encoding CBS and ACT domain-containing protein, yielding MLVKEWMAAKPIVIEEETSIMKATQLMKEHGIRRIPVVRNNRLVGIISDRDIKEAAPSKATSLDVHELYYLLSEVKAKDIMTANPLTIRENDSVEKAAVIMLDNRISGLPVVDENRHVVGLITQTDVFKVMVSITGIYRGPIQLACDIEDRSGVLNKLLNTIRTHNARIVSVLTSVDHVPPGRKEAYIRIKEMPDDALDALVSDLKKEYRVLYVNREDLSDLPKRSRPTTT
- the hemW gene encoding radical SAM family heme chaperone HemW translates to MAGIYFHIPYCRRRCPYCSFVSFDAHHVTPYEYLSALLAELDTVSRIPEVRTIDWDTIYFGGGTPSIFPPNYIKALMDRTSDLFPVLKNGAEVTLEANPESIDLERLCVLREVGVNRISIGFQSLDDTGLAVLGRIHSALEAIHAYEAARRAGFTNIGVDLIYGWPGQGPKTWRRELEEVIRLGPEHISCYELTIEDGTPFAHLLSCGELGLPQEETVLALSDLADSLLTEHGYEHYEISNYARPGFRSRHNMNYWSNGAYLGLGCSAVSYIPPLRRRNTADLAFYCDAVRSFRSAVIFEEALDNEARFRETVVLALRTREGFTRRGLLERFGIDPMDYYGDVMDLYLRNGLIETDGDAVYLTRQGRNLANTVMAAFV
- a CDS encoding HPr family phosphocarrier protein is translated as MKAQADVVIPNRLGLHARPASRFALLASEFSSRICLLKQGEMADGKSILEILTLASPRGTKLTIRAEGPDAQDAVESLVALVKSGFGEMDL
- a CDS encoding glycine zipper 2TM domain-containing protein, with protein sequence MSNQSGKRFVSALVGGCLLTGTILLGACAPTQSNYEGAVGIGAVGAAAGALLDKGNPWRGAVIGGALGAAAGSSMAEISKRAASEARTYGKPIYYERPYNGGWQRVEAEPRYGTGSSGRCVEIRTFENGRLVDERLSCD
- a CDS encoding glycogen/starch synthase, with protein sequence MSGKIASIWFVTREYRGLAGAGGVKDVSRDLAEALARKGRTVRVVMPCYGFLDPSSAGFSPLDIGFDVDMDYVHEERRERVGFFSRTMGGVQVVLVASARFSEKMDVYTYTESEEKADPSHRKGEGHYDYFAMNVLLQKAALGLSLWEGLPPDVLHCHDGHAACLVPMMRELDGVRVFFRRTGAVVTIHNAGQGYHQDVADLSFARSVTGLPGKVIHGNLLNGSFDPLLAASAYCPVNTVSERYAYELQHTDMDRLTGWLGHALLDRGVTISGITNGIDYVLYDPSNPEKSGLPAGFDPASGDLSGKAVCRKRLGEIIRAGAFEGVPVLGTLEDDLDQPLLTVVSRLSEQKGIDILVDALSMLFHEGLSFQAVVMGTGKKEMEASLAALASDPDLAGRMAFMPGYSDFFARLVYAAGDFFLISSRYEPCGLTDFIAQLHGNLPIVHATGGLVKVIDGVTGFSYGSNRPEDLAEAVRRAVSIYDGQRDRLTEMVVSAVRNIRENYTWDVVSDRYMELYGEALEKVS
- the ptsP gene encoding phosphoenolpyruvate--protein phosphotransferase; this encodes MKEKIGIQKKIQGIGASPGIAVGPAFVWDPRKPLVTKRSVRDEDIEREKVRFREAVERAEREITEILQDLPDELRAYGDVFQFHRLMLRDRMIYEQTVALIAQEKVCAEWALACALDRARELFRNIKDHYIRERIEDVEFAVERVIRILEGNGNEDPFTPKEPVIIVACDLSPEDTIRMKSNKILAIATDKGSRTSHTAILARSIGIPAVVGLEHVSSAVESGQTLVVDGICGVVHIAPDEHFLEVSRAKQARFNRRQLHIIHSSHLPAETEDGHRIKIKANIELIDEIPAVIANGAEGVGLLRTEYLYLAHKELPSEDLLFQTYREVAEKIAPYPVTIRTLDIGGDKFTSHVHFAPEINPALGLRAIRLSLKEPELFKTQLRAIFRASAFGEVRVLLPLVSGVQEIRTAKAHIEEIRNGFMRDGVPFDSDIKVGVMIEVPSAVLIADHLAREADFFSIGTNDLIQYTLAIDRVNEHVAHLYNPLHPAVIRMLHQTVEAAHEAGIEISVCGEMAGEPLYVPIFVGLGVDELSMNPQAVPEIKRLIRRCRQDQCASCVRDLLGAPSSKDILEILGACISNHLQGEEDLTSWCSLS
- a CDS encoding PBP1A family penicillin-binding protein; the encoded protein is MSFPIRKKEGPETRAWGARSLIVVLLSACLFVTLVTGGLIVGYLSLGLPDIESLKRYRPPVVTEVLDKDFRPLAYWYEERRWYVPLDRMPSNMIYAILAAEDARFYEHPGIDFFGVIRAVLRNVEAGEIVQGASTITQQVTRALLLTPEKSWVRKIKEAVLAWQIDGTLTKDEILTIYLNQTYFGHGAYGVEAAARTYFNKHAIDLSLAECALIAGLPQAPSRYDPFRNLEAARARQHYVLRRMADEGFVSADEAAVAASSELVLQSEELLPPPGSGYFLAEVRKDLEARYGRKRLLTDGLTVVTTLDSEWQYRAHAALNRGIAAVLKRHPGDKDLAASLQGALVAMELETGAVRALVGGRDFETTQFNFATQGKMQPGSAFKPIVYAAAMAKGAINPRTVLTDEPVAFPGSGRGDYWRPSNYDGQFLGPITVRTALILSRNIISVKIADMIGTRPIVDLAHAMGITVPLAQDLTLSLGSTAVPLSQMVQAYSAFPNGGKSVEPRLIRYVRDQDGRILECMRTVRHEALDPVTAYQMVSLLQGVVQEGTGAAARALGLPCGGKTGTSNDFRDAWFIGFTPEIVAGVWIGREDRKPIGSKETGGRVACPIWTDFMSVTKTSSARADFPIPAGVAIVQVDKETGMFMDPDMGDGVSQPVWEAVRDEELAMRERTPSASEAETSQEAAAPGHDQEILNRGERGKGIPGWIRRLDDLFFR
- a CDS encoding Rho termination factor N-terminal domain-containing protein, which encodes MNVKEIQSRAKALGIKNYSRLKKTELIWAIQKAEGHDPCYTKILHCGQMDCCWREDCQEIANQ